TATGTGACTTGCAAAACTGAAGGGCACGTAATAACATAGGAATGCACCACAGAGAAGCTGCATACCTCTTGTGTGCCTAGCACACATGCAGATTTCAACAAACGTTTATTCAGATGGGTTATTTTTGCAGTATTAAGCAGCCTATCACAAAGAAGCACCTCCCTGATACTCAATAAAGGTTACTTTGCGAGGACGTAGGCAGCCTGTACTCTGTAACTGCCCAAATGAGGGTACAAGTGAGAACGACGACGACTCAACAGGAGCTAGTGTACCACCATCAGCACCAGGCCCAGATTCAGGAGAAACcagtaaaatgtttaaagtaaCACTGGCTAACGTATGCCAGGCCTCTTTCATACACACTTGCCCAGAACAGCAGCCAAAGTCAAAGTCTGTTGAGACGAAGAGGCAGAATTTTAAGTATAAAGAATATTGATTTGGATATAAGACAAAGcacagctttgtgaccttgaacaagttttTGGTGTTGCTGCCTCTTTTCTCCTAAGTGAAAAGGCATCAATTCCTTCCCTTTCAATAGGCGGGGAGCCCTAAGAAAGGTGGCTCTTTAAATGGCTCAACTGGAAATACTACACCTCAGAAACTTTATATTTGTTAAGAATTATAGAATGGGAAAGCTGGAAGGGTCCTGAGGGGTTACCTAGTGACTCTCAAACTTGTTACtccttagaatcacctgggatagTGTCTTTACAAAAACAGATTCCTAGACCCCATTCCTGATTTAGAAGGACTGAGGTACAGAGTTTAgtacctgtattttttttaagtgattcagGTGACAAAGGTGCACAACCAGATTTGGGAGCCACAGATCCAGCCCAGAACCCTTTCATTTTACACAAGGGGAAACAGGCCCGCCGAAGAGAAGCGTAACCTGGCTTCCAGGTCATGGCTCCTCCCTCTAAACCACAGTGGGTCTTGCTTCCCGACAAACCACGGGTTCCACATTTGGAGAGGAGCCACTCTGGTTGGACTCCAGACGAGCGGACCACACAGACCCATGCGGCCCGGACATCGAGGGCGGAGCCTGGAGCTGAGGTGGACGAACCTGTCACAGAACAGGCAGGGGGTCTGCTGCTTGTCGTGGGGGAGATCGGCATCGTCCTCATCCTCCCAGGCGGCCTCGTCACCGCTGTCTGACAGTTCTGgcaggtcctcctcctcctcctccacagcGCCCCGGCCGCCTAGCACACGCAAACCATCAGATTTGCCTCGGACACCAGTGCGAAACGGGCGCacgaggggcagggaggggagaaggctcTGGGCCCCGCGAGCGCTCTCCCGCCCCGCtcctcgcccctcccccaccctccctgaagAGCCCCACCTCCCCGGCTTCCGCAGGgcgcagggggaggggagggtcttgGACCGGCCCCGCGGCCGCGGCGCAGCCTTGGCGCTGAGGGGCCGGGTACCCACCGGTAGCGCCGGACGCTAACGAGCACATGGCTCCGGTGCCTGGGAGCCCGCTGCGCCTGGGGGCGGGGACCCGGCTTTGCAGTGCGCGCGCAGCCGCCCCCGAGCTCTCCGGGCTCGGGAACCTGGGAACGAGCGTGAGCACGAGCGCGCGGCAAGGCCGAGACCTGGGGAACCCCGCGGACGCCCAGGAACGCCAGAGCGCGCGCGCCTGCTCGCGAGCGCTTCCGCCCTCTGGGGCCGCTGCGTTGGTCACGTGATCCGGGTGGGCGGGAGGAGAGCCAGGCTCCGCCTCCTGCCGCAGGGTTGACGCAGGGCGCGCTGAGTAAGCGCTGAAACCTGGGCTGGACTTTGCGCGCTAGGACCTGGCTTTTGTCTCCTCCTCGGGTTGCGGCAGGCCTTAGCGGGTGGTCGTCGCCCGCTGCCCAGAGTCCCGGGGCAGAGAGACGCCGCAGCATTTATGCAGTCGGCATCGCGCTTCCTGTGCATTCGAGGGATGAACGGCTAGCGGAGGGGGCGACCTGCCCGCAGCGCCCTCTTGTGGCAGAGGCGGTCGAACGCAGGCGAGAGCCTGGGACTCCACTCTGGTTCCTGGGCTCCCGGATCCCTCAGGGGGGTGTGGCAGAGAAGGGGAAACAGCAGGGGCCATTGGTTGTACCAGGGACCACAGCAGGGCCAAAGCCTTGTGGGCTGTCTTAAGGATTTTAGTCTTTAAAGTATATGTCCCAAGCTCTAATCCCAGATGCTAGCACTGGGCTTGGCACAGGGTTATCCAATTAAATTGACTACCTGGCGTACTAGGTTCTACAGAATCCTGCCTAACATCTCAACTCAGCCCTTCACTCTGGGCCTCACCCTCTAGCCTTTTATTTGCTGCTAATCATTTTcccacctcaaggcctttgcTAAGAATGTTCTACAAATGGGTGGGTACTTTCTGTCTCAGCCAAGAAGTCTTTCCTCAGACCATCTTTTCTAAAGTAGTTTCTTCTATCTTTCCAACTGCTTCCTGTTAGTTTCTTAGCACCTACcacttgctttttctgtttttctttttttttggtcgtACCCGCAGCACTGAGCCATCCAGTAAGGGCCATATCTCTTTACCTTCATATCTCTGGCACATAATATATGGCCTAactcatagtaggtgctcaataaacttGCTGAATGAAAATGATGTATTATTGCTAAGCTTCTCCAATCTGCTCCTTTCCATCAACTGTAAACTCCTAGAGGACAGAACCCATCAAATACTAGGTTTGAAGCCCTCTTACATTGTAGGACATTGCCAGAATACCTGCTGGCTCTGTTGAGGTAGACTTACTGTTCACTGATGTAGATGCGCTGCCTATGTGCCCAgtggcacatagcaggcattcAAAAAGCTCAATGCACTAATTAACTCAAGGTCTTTTTGTTACCTAGGCTCACCCAGCTTTTTCCTTCATCCTCCTAACATATTCTCCAGCAAGGCCCATCTTCTCCATGTCTGCATAACATCCGGAGGGAAACCTGCTAAATCCCATTAACACCTAATCATTCTATGTTAACAGTAAACACTGAGTCTAGAGGGGTGATTGGGCCAGAATCTTGTTCCTTGAAGTTTGTGTCACCACAATGCTGGGCTTAAAAGGGAATAGCATTTTTCTTTACTCCAAAGATGAACACAGACACTCACCGATCATCCCACTTCACTACTGAGATCAGAAAAGAATGTTGAACAAGACCTGACAGAGGGTTTGTGGGTAAGGAAATAATATACAGAGAATAACTTAAAACTGGCCTCTGGGTTTAGCTCCTTTTAAAGCCCACCAGCCTCAGGATATCTTCATGGGGTCCCCTGACTTCGTGCCTCACTTCTTGGAGCCCAGGCTTATTATCACCCAAACACATAGGCTCTTCAGAGGCCAGCCTCAAAGGATCCCCACCTGGTAGGAGAAAGATGTTCCATCTCCTTCCTAAAGCCCACATTTCAAGACCTCATCCCATCCTAAAATATGCCTCTCTCCTAAATGACTGACATTCAGAATGTCCAATCTTTTCTTAAGATACAACATGCCTTTCCATTAGAGGGGATGATGGCCTTTATCTTCCAGTGTCCCCTGAAGCTTGACATTGACTTGACAGAGTATAGACCCTGTAAAAACTAACATCACTCAGATCACTTTGCTTCCCCCAGCACAGAAGTGAGACAAATTTCACCACAAACCTTTGTTCCATGATAGAAACAGGAAACAGTGTGCTCCTGGTGACTTTGATCCTTCCTTCtacatcttcctttcctttttcatagtttttaaagGGAAGCACTTTGAGGTGCACTTTTACTGGCTATGCGAATGATTTGCAGTTAATCATTATAAGGATTCTAGACCAGTGGAAAAATTACACAGCATATACTGATCCATTAACAATTAACTGGAACTTCGTGGAAATACGCAGATACTGGATGCTCTTGCAGAGTGGTTTAAAATACAAGCTGTGGGATCAGGCTGACGTGGGTTAGAATCCTGCTCTGCCATGTCCCAGCCTCAGGCTTCAGCTTTGGGCCCTTAGGCGAGGCACTTAAACACagcgagcctcagtttccccatctaagGGGAATAGGATGATAGCACCACCTCTAAGAATTATCAGGACTGTTTGGAGGATTAAAGGATAGACAGCATGTGTAAAAGCTTGCCCTTAGcaagtacttgataaatattagcTGCTATTATCATCCCATTGGCCCAAATACTGCATATTACCACTGATACTTGGGCATTTTCTAACAATCTAAGGGCACTCAagacttgttcatttatttttattcctctatttAATTATCCTATGAATGGTATAAGCTCAGTTACATAAtaacttttttattatattttctacaGGAGTAGTAAGGCACAATGTTCATTTACACAATCACAAGCAGTCGGCACTGGGTCACTCAGACATAAATGTTAGCAATTTTAGGACAGAACTCATTTGGATGATACACAAGGTTTGCATTGCTGCTGTGACTCTGCAGACAAGTGTCTCAAAGCTGGCTTCCCCACCAATGACATCAGAACCATAAAAAAAAGCTTAAACAAAACAACAGACTTCTGTGGCTGTACCTCCCAAAATTCTGATTCAAAAGAGTTTGAGTTAAGGCCTGTGAATCTCAATTTTTGCAGCAAATCCTACACACTGGACCACCAGGGAGCTGCTGAATCTCTGTTTTTGAAATAGAGTGGGTGATGTTTACAAATGCACAACCAGGCTCTAAAATGCTGATGTAGAACAGAGCACAATCATTTTTGACTGGATTTGGGCAGCTGAGAATAGTGAAACCACAGTTAAAGCATGCTGACTTTTCTTAGACCCCAAAATTACCGATTAGGTGGTAGGTGTTGAGTTTTACAATAAAAAGCATTGCTTCAGGGTGGTCATGGCCTGAGAGAGCCATCAGCTTTCCCCAGCTCATGAATGGCCTTGTTATCCAGCAGCTCCTTCTTCTGGTCGCTGGGTCTCACTGCGTTGTTCAGCATCGCTCTAACCACAGTCGTCACCGGCACAGAGAGCCCACTGGCCCAAGATTCTGGTAAGGAGCCAAAGAACTTCCTAACCAACCATTCACCTGGGCGAGATTCTTGCCTATCACATAACAGAACtctaaagagaaaaaggaaagtggaGGAAGAGACAATAAATTGCATTCAGACCACATGGGATGTTGTGGATtgaactgtgtccctccaaattcatgtTAAAGCTgtaacccccagtgtgactgtatttgaagacaatgcctttagggaggtaattaaggttaaattagGTCATAAGGATGGGAcctaatctgataggactggtgtccttacagaagaggaagaggtatCAGagagctctctccctctctccacgcACAGAGAAGAacgaccacgtgaggacacagagagaaggcagtctTTGACATGCCAGGACGGGAGGCCTCACCAGACACTAACCCCGCTGGCACCCCGATCTTAGACTTCTACCCTCCCACTCTGTGGTGTTATTCTGTGATGGCAGCCCAAACACATTTATACAGTGGATTTTATTTGGGCACACAGTTTTATCTGGACACAAAGAAGGTTTCAAAAAGAAGGCAGCAAAAGCTTCCCAGGAAATTCCAGACTGTTCTgaacctgccccccacccccagccatctACCCCTTCCTTCAAAAACAAAAGGTGGGTTCTTCAGAGAAGCAATCTACCTCCAGCCAACCTCTTTCATATCTTAGATAGCTTATCTGTCAGCCTCTTCAAATAAAAAACTAGCTTCTAGGGAATAACCCGCAGTGGGGTATTCCTAGGCAGTGTGAATACTTACCCAGGCCTAAATATGGAGTAACGATCAAATTTTAATTCTTCAACTCTAGCTTCCACTTCTCCCTGGgaacaaaaaacacatttttagtaTTTAATCAAGACCAACTTGCTGAAATGCTTAAGAGAGAATACCAGGAAGGACCTGAGGTTCTGAAGACAATCTTTCTGCAGGTCTCAATACTTGTAAATATCCTCATCTAGAATTTTAGATTCTAAAGAGTCTGGTGAGTTAAGGAAGAGATCAATTAATCCTGACATTTAGCAGAGAGTAAAAAAGATGTGCTGCATAAGTAAATGGCTGCATCGTCAGTCCAGCCTCTCATGGGACCTACTGAAGCAGGTCCAGAGGGTGACATGCTAGGAGTCCAGCCATAAAAGAAGAGACTCCTGTTAGTCCAGAATCAATGCTGCAGGCCAGTCCACATTAACCTTTTTTGGTTTCCAGGTAGCTCCAGTGGGTCAGGAGACCCACAGACTCCCTATGTTACTCAGGTCCTAACAAACCCCACCACGTTTCAAGGGATAGTGAGATTACATTTAGATGACGCTTCAAACTAAATTTGTTGAACAATCCATGCATTTTCACACCAGGCATTTCTATAAATAGGAATGCCAGAGGAGCTCAGGCCACGGATACATCTAAAGGTCTGCGAACCACCCGGCCtgccgtcctcctcctccttggcttGTTCGTACTACCCATCTGGGCTTAACATGTTGCATCATATAATTTGTGGTAgcttttattaaaacatttttaaaattaatattttttagtatattcacagagttgtccCACCTTCATCACAATctaaatttagaatatttcattacccagaaagaaaccctgtaccaaTTAGCACTCACTCCTataccccacccccaagccctaGCCAAGTACTCATCTTTCCATCTCTATAGATATGCCTATTCTGAATACTtcctataaatgaaatcatgtaagttgtggccttttgtgactggcctctCTCATTCAACATAgcgttttcaaggttcatccatgctgtaacACGTGCCGTTCCTCTTCATAGTTGAATCAATACTCTTCTTTTGTAGCTACATGCCACATTTTTTTCAGCCATGCATCAGGTGATGgatatctgggttgtttccacaatttggctattatgaataatgcttctgtgaacctTCATATATACCTTTTTATGTGAGTACATTTCTTAGAGAGCTTTTAACAAAGATGTGTTTTGTCTCCATTAGGAGCATGCATACAAGAGTTATCAGGCTGAAACTGCTGTTCTTAGAAAGGTCTGCTTGCAAGGTTGTCCTTTGGCCTGTGCCTGGGAACTCAGATTTCAGGACGATTTCATTAGCTAACTGATAAGGGTACTCTCCTGTGCCTAAACTACTTGTACAAACAAGGTGATTTACGCTGAACACTTgctttccttctggaactctctaatttttttctagactGAGGGTGCCTATGTAACTGACTCCCATTAAAACCCTGGACTCCTGAGCTCAGGTGAATTTCTCTGGTAGGTGATGCTCATTGCTGGAGAAATTCAATACGTGCAGCTCAATTGGCAGAAGAAGGTACCCATGGAAGCTTGTACCTAGCTTCCTCCAGACCTCTCTCCATGCacttcttcttccctttcttaacTTTGCTTTATATCCTTTCATTGTAATAAATCATACCTGTGAAGATGACTATATGGCTAGTCCTGAGAGACCTTCTAGCATATTACTAAACTTGGGGCTGGCTTCAGGGAACCCTCCAAAACAGGTTATAATTCCTTGAGCCACATCCAATAAAAACATATCATCTGCTCTGGAAAAGCTGAAGAATCAATCCCAAAGTCTCTTCTGATGCTTAGATTCCATGCTTATCTTCAAGACCAGAGACACCTCATTTCATGATTACTAGATAAATAACTAAGGGAAAGGCACTAGAAATTATCTTTCAAATCACTCCTGTTTACTAAATATATCCCTGCAAAAGAGTAGTCCCTGCAGCTATAAAAATGCATAATATAATGCATTTAATGCATTTTTGTATTATgtagcattttatattatttagtaTTGCCAATTAGCCAGGGTTCTCCAAGGTCTATGAAAGAAAGATGCACAAACCTTGACTTGAGTGTATAAAAAATTGCTTGACTTATCAGCTCCCTTAGAGGACAGCAAGTTGAAATGTTTGCACCCTCCAGCTTTTGCCAGCTCTGCAGACTTCAGGACGTAATCTCGATCGACACGAACAAATCCTTCCTGATGGGGGGAAAGGATGTGAGTTATTTCCAAAAAGCTGTGAGTTCATCTTAAACATTACTCCTC
This Camelus ferus isolate YT-003-E chromosome 10, BCGSAC_Cfer_1.0, whole genome shotgun sequence DNA region includes the following protein-coding sequences:
- the HTATIP2 gene encoding oxidoreductase HTATIP2 isoform X2; protein product: MAESEALPNLRENFRKQNKSVFILGASGETGRVLLKEILEQNLFSKVTLIGRRKLVFDEEAYKNVNQEVVDFEKLDDYASAFQGHDVGFCCLGTTRKKAGAEGFVRVDRDYVLKSAELAKAGGCKHFNLLSSKGADKSSNFLYTQVKGEVEARVEELKFDRYSIFRPGVLLCDRQESRPGEWLVRKFFGSLPESWASGLSVPVTTVVRAMLNNAVRPSDQKKELLDNKAIHELGKADGSLRP
- the HTATIP2 gene encoding oxidoreductase HTATIP2 isoform X1 → MSRPAALSAAAAAAAAALVAVLLLLRSEDAGPGAGSSMAESEALPNLRENFRKQNKSVFILGASGETGRVLLKEILEQNLFSKVTLIGRRKLVFDEEAYKNVNQEVVDFEKLDDYASAFQGHDVGFCCLGTTRKKAGAEGFVRVDRDYVLKSAELAKAGGCKHFNLLSSKGADKSSNFLYTQVKGEVEARVEELKFDRYSIFRPGVLLCDRQESRPGEWLVRKFFGSLPESWASGLSVPVTTVVRAMLNNAVRPSDQKKELLDNKAIHELGKADGSLRP